From the Malus domestica chromosome 17, GDT2T_hap1 genome, one window contains:
- the LOC103428700 gene encoding peptide deformylase 1A, chloroplastic/mitochondrial has translation METIHRFSLRLGPICLATAPIFLNSRIISLNPGLPNPDPVSNTHFTIRKKFSSTSSPVAKAGWLLGLGGEKKKSISMPDIVKAGDPVLHEPARDVEPGDIGSERIQKIIEDMVRVMRKAPGVGLAAPQIGIPLRIIVLEDTKEYISYAPKEATAAQDRRPFDLLVILNPKLKKKSNKTAVFFEGCLSVDGFRAVVERNLDVEVSGFDRNGQPIKVNASGWQARILQHECDHLEGTLYVDKMVPRTFRTVENLDLPLAEGCPKLGNR, from the exons ATGGAAACCATCCACCGATTCTCGCTTCGTCTCGGCCCGATTTGTCTAGCTACCGCCCCGATATTTCTGAACTCCCGAATCATCTCTTTGAATCCCGGACTTCCAAACCCGGATCCAGTCTCCAACACCCATTTCACGATCCGGAAAAAGTTCAGCTCAACCTCTTCTCCCGTCGCCAAAGCCGGTTGGCTTCTGGGTCTCggaggagagaagaagaagagcatcAGCATGCCCGATATAGTGAAAGCAGGTGACCCGGTTTTGCACGAACCGGCCCGAGATGTTGAGCCCGGGGATATTGGGTCGGAGAGGATCCAGAAGATAATTGAGGATATGGTGAGGGTGATGCGGAAGGCTCCCGGGGTCGGTCTTGCTGCTCCTCAGATTGGAATTCCCTTGAGG ATAATAGTTTTGGAAGATACAAAGGAATATATCAGTTATGCACCTAAGGAAGCCACTGCAGCTCAAGATAGACGACCTTTTGATCTTTTG GTGATTCTTAATCCGAAGCTTAAAAAGAAGAGCAACAAGACTGCAGTATTCTTTGAAGGGTGCTTAAG TGTCGATGGATTCAGAGCAGTGGTGGAGCGAAACCTTGATGTTGAGGTTTCAGGTTTTGATCGAAATGGCCAGCCCATCAAAGTAAATGCTTCAGGTTGGCAGGCTCGTATTTTGCAGCATGAATGTGATCATTTGGAGGGAACTCTTTATGTTGATAAGATGGTCCCAAGAACATTTAGAACTGTTGAAAACTTGGACTTGCCCCTTGCTGAGGGGTGCCCCAAGCTCGGAAATCGCTAG
- the LOC103421019 gene encoding glyoxylase I 4-like — protein MKESMANPLHLKSLNHISLICRSVEESINFYQNVLGFVPIRRPGSFDFDGAWLFGYGIGIHLLQSEDPENMPKKTEINPKDNHISFQCESMGAVEKKLKEMELKYKRSMVEEGGIHVDQLFFHDPDGFMIEICDCDNLPVVPIAGGMARACSLVNLPRLQQPQQPQIRVIQQ, from the exons ATGAAGGAAAGCATGGCAAACCCTCTACATCTGAAATCTTTGAACCACATCTCCCTTATCTGCCGATCAGTTGAGGAATCAATAAATTTTTACCAGAATGTCCTCGGCTTTGTACCAATTAGGAGGCCTGGCTCCTTTGATTTTGATGGGGCATG GCTATTTGGGTATGGAATTGGAATACATCTTTTGCAATCTGAGGATCCGGAGAACATGCCCAAGAAAACTGAGATTAATCCCAAGGATAATCATATTTCTTTTCAg TGTGAGAGCATGGGAGCCGTTGAGAAGAAGCTGAAGGAGATGGAACTGAAATACAAGCGATCCATGGTGGAAGAAGGTGGCATTCACGTTGATCAGTTGTTCTTCCATGACCCGGATGGCTTCATGATCGAAATATGTGACTGCGACAACCTCCCCGTGGTTCCTATCGCCGGCGGGATGGCTCGGGCATGTTCCCTTGTAAACCTGCCTAGGTTGCAGCAACCACAGCAGCCGCAGATAAGAGTTATTCAGCAGTAA